DNA from Deltaproteobacteria bacterium:
TGCCCGACAGGCGGGAGACAGAGAAGGGAATATGGATAAGTCCCGCGGATGCCCTTGAGGCCAACCTGAAAGGCACAATCCCGTTATCGCCGCCGACCATAGTAACGATGCATGAGCTCCTCGATTATCCTGACGCCGATTCATTGAAAAGAGAGTGGGAGACACGGCCCTGGGGTGACGCAAGGTATCCCCGCATGATTCAGTCAAAAGGCGGTCCCGTTATCCTTGAACCGTGGGATCCTCAATATGATGATATTAATGAGAATATGGATTCAACAGCGTTTGGACCCCTGGTCCTTTCAAGCGATGAACCTTTTTCAAGACTCTATCTCCATAACGGGATCTGGAAACCGGTTCGAGTATAATAATGATTTAATTTGGTTCAGCCCGGCTATGTGCGGACGCGGAGGAACAGCAGACCGGCCGTCAGACCGAAGAGAATATTGGCGGACCAGGCCGCTAACAGTGGTGGCAATACCCCGGCCCGACCTAAAGAGATAGTAAAGGCGAAGACAATCCAGTAGGAAAAGCCGATGATGATGCCGGCAGCCAGTCCCTGGGCTTGGCTGCCCCTGCTTTCACCGCGCAGGGCCGAGGCCAGGCCGATTAAGGCCATGATGATATTTACGAGTGGGAAGGCCAGCTTTCCGTACAAATCCACGCGGTAATTAGTCGCATCGTAACCTTCGGACTGAATATTCCTTATATATCTTCTTAATTCCAGATAGCCCATGTTTTCGGCATCTTTTTGGATGCCCATGAAATTATCCGGATGTTCCGGCAGAGACACGACCTGGTAAGGTATGGCCTGCAATTCCGGAAATGTTCCTGGTGTGAAGGAGGTGGCGATCACGTTATAGAAAATCCATTTTCCGCTCCGCCATTCTCCTCTTTCCGCATCAATCCGCTTAACTAAATGAAGCTTGTTATCAACGTAGTAAATGGTTATCCCCTGCAGACTGCTGGTACGCCTGTCGAAGACCTTAAAGTTGTATATCCCTTCCTTCCCGCGATACCAGATTTGATTCTCTCTGAAGGCGCTCGCCATAGCGTGTTTTTGTATTTCCACCAGTTTGATATGATTGGCCTTTTGATTTGTGTAGGGGGTAACGAATTCACTGATGATAAAGGAAAGGCAGCAGACAAGAAAGGCAATAACGATTATCGGCGCCGCCGTGCGGTGAAGGCTGACACCGCAAGCCTTCATGGCGATTATTTCACTGTGACGGGAGAGAGAGCCGAAGGCGATTA
Protein-coding regions in this window:
- the lptG gene encoding LPS export ABC transporter permease LptG, whose product is MTILDRYCAKEFLRFLAIIVISFISLYLIIDFFEKIRMFLSNQANIYQMVSFFFCSMPMIIWQILPASVLMAALIAFGSLSRHSEIIAMKACGVSLHRTAAPIIVIAFLVCCLSFIISEFVTPYTNQKANHIKLVEIQKHAMASAFRENQIWYRGKEGIYNFKVFDRRTSSLQGITIYYVDNKLHLVKRIDAERGEWRSGKWIFYNVIATSFTPGTFPELQAIPYQVVSLPEHPDNFMGIQKDAENMGYLELRRYIRNIQSEGYDATNYRVDLYGKLAFPLVNIIMALIGLASALRGESRGSQAQGLAAGIIIGFSYWIVFAFTISLGRAGVLPPLLAAWSANILFGLTAGLLFLRVRT